One genomic segment of Gasterosteus aculeatus chromosome 6, fGasAcu3.hap1.1, whole genome shotgun sequence includes these proteins:
- the mrps6 gene encoding small ribosomal subunit protein bS6m — translation MPRYELALILKAMQRPETSAALRRTVESLMQRGAVVRDLENLGERLLPYAITKHNQKHSRGAYFLIDFYSATNILSGLLDHLHRDVDVVRPTVLKKDDQVSSSNCCGPQQ, via the coding sequence ATGCCTCGCTACGAACTGGCCCTGATCCTGAAGGCGATGCAGCGGCCGGAGACGTCGGCCGCCCTCCGGCGGACGGTGGAGAGCTTGATGCAGCGGGGCGCGGTGGTGAGGGACCTGGAGAACCTGGGGGAAAGACTGTTGCCCTACGCGATCACCAAACACAACCAGAAGCACAGCCGAGGAGCGTACTTTCTCATCGATTTCTACTCGGCCACCAACATCCTCTCGGGGTTACTGGATCATCTGCACCGGGATGTGGACGTGGTGAGGCCCACTGTGCTGAAGAAGGACGACCAGGTTTCCAGCAGCAACTGCTGTGGCCCCCAACAGTGA